The genomic interval tatatatatgttattagcaaactaaaagcaaaggctaaaaaataaacttcaatgaaaaacctcaaaatcaattctaaatttatggttagaaattcaaatattggctgataagtataagtataagcgaaaagataaaaCCCTTGATGTAGCATGATGTTGCGCTAGAGGAACCATCGTTCATATTTTACCATCGacaggtatatatatacgtatatacttcctccgtatttaaatatatgataccattgactttttgactaacgtttgactattcattttattaaaaaattttgtgcaaatatgaaaatatttatatcatgcttaaagaatatttgatgatgaatcaaggtacatgaaaaataaatgataattacataattttttttgaataagatgaatgatcaaacgttggataaaaattcAGCAGCTATAGAGGTAGTATTTCTTTTTGCAAGTTGCCAAGTTGGTAAGCCGGTCGATGTCACCATGCCATAACCGTGGAGCGTGTCCATGTCACCGCATGCTATAATCGTTGAGCTAGCCGCCGGCCCTCCACGCTTAACGGATCGTCGTACGTTTTCTTCgttcccgcgcgcgcgtgcaTAACGTGCGTATGACGATCCATCCTCCTCGTGCGTATCCGCATCTCACGCGCACTACAcgctgctaattaattaacacgcGGTAAATTAATCCACCTAAGTGGAAAAATTACCGCAACGAAAATATACTATATTAAGCATGTCGTGCACGTGACAGCGATGCGTACGTGCGTAACCAATGGCCGAGAACGGGGGTACGTGTGTTTCGATCTGTAATTTTCTTTCCCCCAACTCGCGGCATGTCGGCATGTAATGTAATTCTCCTGCACTGATCGACAGAATCATGGGCAAATTAAACATATCAAAATCACAACATCTGGGAACAGCCGCACACGCTTCACACTCGCATGAGCATATTAAAAATCACAAcaatagctatatatataggcCTCTATAGCTAAGCTACCTcgtcaattaattaattgttttatcGTGGAAGATGGCTCACGTTTCAGCTCTATAAATACAACTCTTCAGATCAGAGCTAGGCACACCACTTCACTTGTGTAGTTGTGTTCTCCCTCCATAACTTCACTTCACGTACTTCAACTCAAACACATCAGAGTTCGTCGCCTCCTTGTCATCACTGAACACACACACGCTGCTGACATGGCCGCGATCAAGGCTGAAACAGCGAACCAGCAGCTGGAGATGAACGCTGTCGTCAATGGCGGCGCCGGCTTTGACCCCTCCATGTGGAGGGACTTCTTCGTCACCTACGCCCCTCCCCTCTCGCAGGCACGGGCGTGATATCGATCCAGTGGCTCTCATATGATTTCTGTCAAATTTCAGACAAATTTTGATCAATTTTGCGCATGTTTTAACCGATCATATATATTAATTCATGCAGGTTGTGGAGGAGCGGATGAgggcgcgggcggagcggctCGCCGGGGAGGTGCGCCGCAGGATGTTCGCCGCCGGCAgaggcaacggcgacggcgagggccgaGTTACGATGAGCGTGGCCGAAGCGGCGACGCTGGTGGACACGCTCGAACGCCTCGGACTAGATGGGCACTTCCGGCACGAGATTGGTGTGCTGCTGGGGCGTCTCCGCCGCGAGGAGGCGGATTTTGcaggcagcgacgacgacctGCATACTGCTGCCCTTCGGTTTCGTCTGCTTAGGCAGCATGGGGTTTGGGTATCTGCAGGTAGGTAACCGTTAGTCTtggattaataattaattaatccaatAATTCATAGAGGAAAATACAAGAAAATTGGTTTTGCATAAACGATTTAAGAACGAATAATGGCAATAAATATAGTTAACGGATTTGATAGAAAACTTCAGTCAAAACTCTCATAATTGTAACCATATGATCTGATCACCTTGAGATTTatgcatgaagaaaaaaattactagaAAGAAATTTTCTCACACATATCACGCGTAAGATTTCAGTGCCAACTAACCAAACTATAGTTGAATGcaagttttatataatttatattgtaGTTACAACATAATTACTCTTCATTTATATTATCCCTATAGTTAAttaactaatttggtattacgTTGTGTTTACGTACGTGTGCAGATGTGTTCGACAAGTTCAGAGATGGCTCGGGTAGTTTCAGCTCGAGCCTACGTGATGACCCGAAGGGCTTGCTGAGCCTGTACAACGCAGCTCACATGGCAGCACCTAGAGAGATCGCCCTAGACGACATCATTGCCTTCGCAAGGTGCCACCTCAAGGCCTTGTCCATGGACGGCGAGCTGAAGTCGCCATTGGCGGAGCAGGTCTCCCGTGCCCTGGACATCCCGCTCCCACGGTTCCCAAGGCGGCTCGAGACCATGAGCTACCTCGTCGAGTATGAGCAAGAGGACGAACACGACGACATGCTGCTGGAGCTCGCGAGGCTAGAATTCGAGCTCGCGAGGTGTCTTCACCTTGAGGAGCTCAAGGCTCTCTCCTTGTGAGTGATCGTTTCTTATCGTCTCATTGCTGCTGCCACTGTCTTCTTCGTCTTCGCTATAAGTGTAAGAGGTTGATGATCTTGCAGGTGGTGGAGAGAGCTTTACGAGAGCGTGAAGCTGAGCTATGCTCGAGATCGCCTAGTGGAGTCCTACTTCTGGACATGCGGCGTGTTCCATGAGGAGGAATACTCTCGTGCCCGGATCATGTTTGCCAAGGTATTTGGATTGCTGTCCCTGATGGATGATACCTATGACGTCCATGCTACCTTGGAGGAGTGCTATAAGCTCAATGAAGCTATACAGAGGTCTGAATTAATTAATCTCTCATGATGTTGCATTGTTGATTGATCCTTATGTTGGTGATTCAGCTCACATGTATACATGTCGATGTGAAGATGGGACGAGGGCGCGATTTCTATTCTGCCAGAATATTTGCGCATGTTTTACATCAAGCTGCTGAGCAACTTTGACGAGTTGGAGGCTAGCTTAGAACCACACGAGAAGTTCCTCGTGTCCTACGCCAAAAATGCGGTAAATATTCATAGTAAAAATCACATTTCAGTCTATGAAACATGCTAATATGTAGAGTAAAATCAGTAGAATCTCACGTGAAATTCTCCCTTTCCTGTCCATGTACAGTTTAAGCTGTCATCTGAATACTACCTCCGTGAGGCCAAATGGTCGAACACCAAGTACATGCCGAGCTTCGCCGAGCACCTGGAGGTGTCCGTCATGTCGTCGGGCTTCCCGATGCTGGCGCCGGTGGTGCTGATGGGCGtgcacgacgacgccgccgtggcgaccgcggcggcgttcgagtgggccaccgccgccggcgtccccgACGTGGTCATCGCCGCcagcggcgaggtggcgcgCTTCCTCAACGACATCGCGTCCCACCGCGTGGGGAAGAACGAGAAGGACGTGCCGAGCTCGGTGGAGAGCTACATGGCGGagcacggcgtcggcgaggaggccgccctcgcggcggtggcggcgatggcggagcaCGGGTGGAGGACGATCAACCGGGCGTTGATGGAGATGGACCCCgggctgctgccggcggcgcggctcatCGTGAACCTGACGAGGACGCTGGAGGTGATCTACCTTGGTGGCAGGGACGGTTACACCTTCGGCGGCGACATCAAGGGCCTCGTCGTCAGCCTCTTCCTTGATCCGGTCGCCATTATACGTATTTGAGCTGAATTTGAATGGCCTCGATCGATCCTGTATAAGTTGTGTACCCGTGTATTCCAGGCTTCTAGCTAGGTGTGTGAAAGCTAGGCCAGTAAGGTATAGTACCGTTGGAAAAAAATGGGTGATTTATAGTAGTAGTTGTTTCTAAGAGATAAATTACACAAACTATTGatgcaaaataaattttgagaCAGAACTCgaaaatatatccaaaattttgaagaatAAAAAGTTCTATTAAAATTGGTTCTAATGCTGTTGAAAAGAAGGTGTCAcatttaggggtgaaaacgaaTCGAATATGGTCGGAAACTAGCTCTACTATATCCGTTTTCATATTTCTTTTCACGGAATTGGAATCAGaaacccggatacgaaaacAGAATCGAATATTACCGAATATAGATACGGAGTGAATACGAATCGAAACGAATAAGGTAACGAATAATTATCGAAATATCAAGACCCCTCAAAGTAAGCTTCTTAAATCGAGGAAGAGGTGTAGCCAttagttttcaaaaacaaaacatcaacatgttcaaattttatctctatttgTAAGTGCAAGGGGGAGATAGAAAATGTTGTGTTTACTTTCATACAAATTTAtgttatcatgaaacaaataaattaatgtgtATCACTTAAATTTTCACAGGCACAttaaaagttttgaaaattggttgagtattttaaattttgggttgAACATTTCAATTGGAGTTGAGAGTTTCGAAATTGAATTAAACGTTCTAGAATTtaagttgaattttttaaatctgagttgagaGTTTTGAATTTGAACTGAATATGTGGAGAAAGGAGGATGAAGAATAAGATggctgagaatgacatgtggggcccacgtggaccccaccatttttaattaattcttttaGTGTAACTGACAATGGGGTCcttgtttttattaattttcacATCAAATTgctacgtcaatgccacgtcagaagAAGAACGGGTCAATttagccatgtaggcgccacgtaaGCTAAAACCACCATCTAAATCACCATGGGATCTATATTGCACCGGTTGTAATAGTTAAGAGACCCGCTATATCTGGTTTTCtagttgaaggatgaaaatcggattcgtcgaCAAATAAGGGACCacatatgaacttattcctttactATTTGACAATTTTCATATTGCATGGGCTACACACATGAAATTTTATGGATTTGGCCCGTTATTGAATTTGATATGTTTTCATGTGTTTGTAGCACTGGGCACATGGGCCCAATATATAGCCCACATGTaggctaattattattttttaatttgtttcaaatttATATGTACGAAAGTTATACGTACAATGTTTATATGCATATGCGGAGAAAGTAGGGCCAGGGCTTCCTAATGCACGCGCTGCTCTGTGGGGGCAAGTCGTGCACCCCCAACAAGCGTCCCCTATATTACTTAGCGCACCCCCGACCCGCTTAGTGTTAATCTGGTTCAATAACATTTTGTAATATAAATTAACGAAAAAGTgttaagttgaaagtttctgCCAATGTTATGGATAAGGCATACTCAATAGTTTTGAGTTAAActcggtggggcccaccatataTTAAGTCCTATACAGAATCTTGCCTCGTATGCGGAAGGTGGTTCAAGTTGAAGTTTAAAATTCGAGTTGAAAGTATCGAATTCCAAGTCAAAAGTAAATTTgatatgaaagttttgaaaCTTGAGTTGAAAGTTCCAAAagttgaattgaaagttt from Oryza glaberrima chromosome 3, OglaRS2, whole genome shotgun sequence carries:
- the LOC127767949 gene encoding eudesmanediol synthase-like — protein: MAAIKAETANQQLEMNAVVNGGAGFDPSMWRDFFVTYAPPLSQVVEERMRARAERLAGEVRRRMFAAGRGNGDGEGRVTMSVAEAATLVDTLERLGLDGHFRHEIGVLLGRLRREEADFAGSDDDLHTAALRFRLLRQHGVWVSADVFDKFRDGSGSFSSSLRDDPKGLLSLYNAAHMAAPREIALDDIIAFARCHLKALSMDGELKSPLAEQVSRALDIPLPRFPRRLETMSYLVEYEQEDEHDDMLLELARLEFELARCLHLEELKALSLWWRELYESVKLSYARDRLVESYFWTCGVFHEEEYSRARIMFAKVFGLLSLMDDTYDVHATLEECYKLNEAIQRWDEGAISILPEYLRMFYIKLLSNFDELEASLEPHEKFLVSYAKNAFKLSSEYYLREAKWSNTKYMPSFAEHLEVSVMSSGFPMLAPVVLMGVHDDAAVATAAAFEWATAAGVPDVVIAASGEVARFLNDIASHRVGKNEKDVPSSVESYMAEHGVGEEAALAAVAAMAEHGWRTINRALMEMDPGLLPAARLIVNLTRTLEVIYLGGRDGYTFGGDIKGLVVSLFLDPVAIIRI